Part of the Leishmania major strain Friedlin complete genome, chromosome 7 genome is shown below.
AGAGAACTTTCCGATACTAATTCTGAACGATGTCGGGCGACTCTCTATGGACGTTGACGTGTCGCAGCTGACGGTGCTCCTCTCTACGCCTGTGGCGACGTCTCCCTCGAGCGTGGCGGTGATAGTGAACGTGATGCACTGGCGGATGCCGCTGGAGAAGATGCCATTCTGGTGtgcagaggcgcaggagattccgccggtgccgcagcagatcaccttggaggcggtgcgggtAATTGCGCGTGTCGACCGCACGCGCGCGGACCTACAGCCGGCACTGGCGGCTTCCCTGTCAGCACTTACGGCGGAGACtgtcagcggcgctggcgctgccgcggcggacTCGCCCGGGCTCCCCATTTCGAGGGATCTCCAGCTGAGTCCGTCGGAGAGCgaccgcggcagctgcgcttcCTCGACCGAGGAGCAGTGTGAGACGACGCAAGTGTCAATGCGGCGGTGGAGTGTCGACGTGGACTTGTCGGCGCCGGTCTCTGACCTTGGCAAGCTGCAGCACATGCTCAGCGCCGTCGCTtcagcgcagcagtgcctcACCCGCCGCATCGTCCTGCGCGAGAGCGTCACTGCAACAAACTTTGACTTGGACGACTGCGGCGACGTCTTCCTCGACGCGCCGACTCAGATTCTTGTTGTGGAGAGCTGTTCATTTCGCGGATCGTCGAGCGACCGACACGTCGTGGTTTGCCCAGGCACCTCGGCGGTGTTTCGACGATGCGTGTTTCCccaccgcggcggtgacgaccTCATCCGCGTGTCTAGCCGATCGGCTCTCTTCCTGTGCGAGGACTGTTGCGCCGAGGGTGAGGCGGCACCCGTGGCCATGGCCTcccccgctgccaccacagCTCCCACCgtgccgtcgccgaggagcagcgctgcggacACCGGCGtgaggccgcggcgacgcacgcAGGTGACGGTCGAGGAAGGCTGCGTCTCCATCGGGCTCGACGCCAGTTCACGGGTGGTGCTCACGCAGCGAGCGCTCGCCTTCACCTACAAGCAGAAGACTCGCCGCTCCTTCTTTAAGCTGCGCAATGGCGAGGTTCGAATCGAGTACGCGGACGCAGGACAGCGGGTACCTGTGCTTACAAAAACGTCCGTGGAGGGCGACTTCGCCCTGTATCTGCCGAATCGCTCGTGCTCCGCGAGCTGTTCGGTCACTTGCGGCGAGGTGACCATCCCACTTCTGCTCTCCAAGGTGCATGCTGCTCAGGAGCGTCTGGAGCTGCTGACCAGTTTCTcacgcgcggaggcggctgGCGCAGCCGAGCGGGCAGCGGCTTCCGCAGACGACCTTTCGGCGGTGGCCTACGTTGtcccgccgccaccgtcagcTTCTccggaggagcagcagcgtttTCCGTACAACTCGtggaagctgctgctgtctctctccctcattCCGGTGACGGTGAGACTTCTTGGCGGCATGACGGTGGCGCGGGTCACCTTCTCGAACGCCTTTGTGTGGTCCAAGCGGGAGCCTTTCGctgaggcgcagctggaggcccgCATCGCCGTACACGACATGGCGCTGTGGGAGTGGCGTGAGCAGTCCTTCCAGCCCGTCGTGGCCAGCCCTGTCTTCGTCGGCGTGCAGGGTCGTATGCCGACTTCTCTCAGCGCGACCGTGACGGCGTCTGTCTCTCCCATAGAAGCTGCCGTATCGACAGACCAGGTGAAGTTGATGCTCCACGCCCTGTCCAGCaaagcagcggctgcagtgtctgcgcgtgcagcaACGGCACGAGCACAGATGGAAAGCATCTCGTCACAGGGACTTTGCTGGTCTAACTACACCGGTGTCGCTctgcaggcgcgcggcggGCACGGCGCGATCGTCCGCGTTCCGGCGAGGCCGCAAGCAGCAGGAGACGCGCCGTCACAGGTCTCGGAGGCAACCAGCGCGGTTGCACCGTTCATCGTCAAGGAGATCGACGGGACGGCCGTAGACCACGTGGAGCGCGACGTCGTCGAGAAAGAAGGGAGTGGGACGGGCTCGGCGCCGGGGTACCTGACGCCGCTCTTTGTGTCGCGTAAGACGGTGGTGTTGGCCGACAAGCGGTGCTTCCACGTTACTTCCACGCTGAAGCGCGACTTGGTGCACGTCATCTCCGTGCGCACGCTGGTGCAGATCGAGAACGAGACACCGCTTCCTCTCGTGCTCACAACCGGCGGCCAAAGCGCGTACGTAGTGGAGCCCTTCACGCTCTCATGTGTCCCAGAGGCGATGCTGCACTGCACTGACCTCGGTGTAGCGGTGAAGCTGACGAGGGCGGGTGCCGCTACGCTGAGGGAGCCGCTGTTGCCAGAGTCCATACCCGCCATGGATTTCTATCAGTGGTGCCATCAACAGGGTCATGCCCCCGCGGACATGGCGCGCGAGTTTGTCTCTCAGCTGGACGGGTCTTCAACGTTCATGGTGACCATGTTCGAACTGCAAGGCCCTGTGCTGCTCTTGCGCTTCCGTGCTGCGAGGCCGCACGTGGTAAACGACACAGTGTACCCGCTgcgcgtcaccgccgtcAACACCCTTGGTGCGATGCTGGCGAGCGAGTATGTTCTTGCAGGAGGGCGGGCATACTTCCTCAATCTGCCACCGACCGGGGCGGTGCATGGCGATGTGCATCTTTGTGTGGACGACGACGTGTACGAGGCGCACGTTGACGAGGCCCTGTTCGACCGCGAGACGGCCCGCAGGAATAGCAGCGTGCTCATGACCCATCAGGCGCACCCACGCCGCTACTTCTTTCACTTGCGCTTGTCTGTGGAGAGCAGGGGGCCGGCTGGAGAGCACGGCGTAGCCGTCACAGCCGGCTGTCACTGCCTTGTGAAGAACTGCACCACGGTGGacctcttcttctccaccGACGAGGGCGACTCTGTCGGGACCATGGGTACGAGGGGGCTCCCAGGCTTCACTGCCTCCGGCGCGGTCGGTTACGTTCCCTCGAACGTGGTACTGCGTATCAAGCCGAAGGGTGCTGCCTTATCCGAGGCCTTCGAGATTGACGGTAGCGGTGAAGGGTGCGTCATCCAGTGCGACCATGCCCCCGAGGCGagcgccttctccgcgttGTACTTCCTTCTGCGTATTGTCTCAGCCAGCCCTGCCCACCGcctcgcggagctgctgcccgCGGTGGTGTTCCGCAACCGCGACGCCCGCAACACGCTGCTCGTCAAGCACGTCGTCCGGGAAGCGGGTGCCGTCAAAATACTAGAGGAGACCGTGTTCGAGGTGCCACCACATAGTGACTACTGCTACTACACTCTGTCCAAGTACGGCTACACAAACGACCTTCTCTTTGCGTGGTGCagtagcagcggcgggtgcgctgCCACGGCGAGCAGTTTCTCCTCCGTTGTCGAGACGGACCTGGCTCCTGGCACGACGTGGAGCGGGTTAGTGTGCGTGGGCGCCACCCATCATCAGATTGACATCGCGAAGGGAAGCCTCTACGAGACGGCGTACGTGACAGTCGGCccggctgtgctgccgcgggTGAAGCTGGTGAACCTCTCCAGCATCAACTTCCGTGACGTGGGCCGCTACCAAGTCGCTTTCCCTCGACCCTCCAAGAACAACAAGTACCTGCTCCTCACGAGCGCCGATGGCGCTGTGTACACGGTGGATCTGCTGCAAGAAGAGCCGTTGGAGCTCGAGGCGGGGGTGACGGTGCAGACAATTCGTGATGAGTGTGATCGGTGCTGCGTGGTGCTGTCAAGCAGGTGGGCATTCACGACCAAAGGCAAGACGTGGGCAGAGGAGGTTCAGATTTCAGTCAATGTGCAGACGAACGGCgtgtcgctgcgcctgcgtgaCGCGAGCACTGTTCCGCTGCATCTCTGGTGGCGGTCACTGGCGGCGAACGTCCTGTGGACTCAGACGATCTCCTTGCAGTGCAGCGTGGCTGGCATCTGCCTCGAGAGCAACTATGAGGGCCGCAAGCAGCAGGTAGCTGAGCCCTTCGACGCTGATGTGAGCCTTCGCGAGATGCGCCGCACGAGCCGGGACGTCTACCTCAAGGGCTTCTATCTtggcctgcagcagctcaccaTCACCGTCTCCGAAGTTCTGCTGTATCAGCTACAGATGGTCGCATCGTGCTGCCGTGTAGACACAATGTTTGACCCACTGGCATGGGTGCAGGAGCCTACCGTGGTGGCGTTGCTGCGGAGTCTGCCCGCCACCCTGCCGCAACACCTGCACATTGGGAGCGCTAGCATCGCAGAgacgccgctggagctgAGCTGGGACCGCAGCACACGTCCGCCGCATGACTTTCTGCTCGGCGACTCAGCAATCTCAAAGCTGATTCCGTCCCTCCATCATGCCATGCTCGTCTTGCCAAAATTACAGCTCCGAAATGTGTCGCGTGTGTCGCTGGCGGAGCTGATCGGTCGTGTAAGGCAAATTCTCATAATGGAGGTGGTGAAGCAGATACCCAAGATGGTCACCACGGTAGGTTTCTTCAAGAAGAACTCGTCCCTTCTTGAGAAGGTCACTTCCACCGTGTCGTCGTTTCTCTTCCGTCCCTCGGCCGCGACGGACACcaccgacgacggcggctcGGCGCTGATATGACGAGAGGCACAGCCGGCAGTGTTTGCTCTTGGACTGAGAGCAAGCAAACcaaagtgtgtgtgtgtgtgcgcgcgtgtgatgCGCTCCTCAAACCAGCCCACAggtgctctcctccctccatGTGCGGGATCTCACGTACAGCGGCAGCACTTTCTTACAAGGCGCCGCGTGGGGGCACATGCCTCCCActgtccctcctcctcgttgttTGTGGTTGGGGTGCGCATCCGACGACACTGCTGCGTTGTCTCTCCAGCGCCTTTTGTGCCTTTCCCTTACTGCCGGACGGGGTGTACTACCATGCGGCGACACACCGCGGCCTTGCCCTTGCAGATTACGACTGAATGCAATTTCCCCGCGTCCTAATCTTCACGCACCCCATCGCCCTctcgttgttgttcttgtgCCTTGCGCTATGTTGCCATGCTTCCTTCCCGCGAACACTACCGCGCAAAACACAAATAACATCGCCTTTCTCCGGCGTGCTCGCACGCTGTTTCGTTCCGGTGTCttcgacgcacgcacacacgcacgcacgcacatgtatatacatatgcatatatatatatgcatatacaTCTGCACAGTAACTTGCCAAACGTTCTTCAATTCACTTGGGAGTCCTCTGTCCGTTTTTCTGTTCATACCCGAAGCTGCTCTCGACTGTGTACGCACGCTGCCCTCTACGCGTCCCGGGTTTTCCTCGCActttccccttctctttGGGCTTGGTCCTCCCCTGCCGTGATAGTGTTCTGTGACGTGCGAGTGTGCGCCTGCTTTTCGGTGCCTTCACGCATTGTATCTGCACAGAGATCATGTCTCGACTTCCCGGAGAACCACTGTcggacgcggcgcagcgtgaGCTGACGGCGCCAGCCTGCCACCCGGAGTATGAGTCGGTGAATACGAAACCCGAATCGAAATTGTCAGGCGTTACAGACCAGCAGGATAGCAATCCCGAGTTGACAAAGAAGCCGCACGTGGAGGCGGACGACGCCAACACAGGGGAGCCGTTGGACGAGGACGATGCCGAGGAGGTGCCTCGCAAGAAGCACTGCTCGAAGTTTCGCCGGTGGGTTGAGAAGGTCGTGCCGCCGGGCGGTGTCATCGCGAGCTCCTTCACCCTGGGCAGCTCCACTCTTGGCGCCGGTATCCTCGGTCTCCCGGCCGCGTTCAATAGCATGGGTTTTGTGActgcgctgctcgtgctCATATTGGTAACAGTGCTCACGGTCTTCTCTTTGTGGCTGCTGGCGCGGTGCTCCGACGCGGCGAAGGTTCGGACGTATGAGGATGTGGCTCGTGTGCTGCTCGGCCGTGGCGCCGACTACGTGGCCGCCATTTTCATGTTCGGTTTCTgtctcggcggcgccgtcagctACATCGTTTCCATTGGTGACCTGCTCACTCCTATGTTTGATGACCCTAGTGTGCCAGAATTCCTGCGGACGAAGATCGGCAACAGCGTCATCACGTCCGCAGTGTGGTTCGTCGTCATCCTCCCCATGTGCCTGCCCAAGAATATTGACTCACTCCGGCACACGTCCATCATAAGCGTGAGCATGGTCGTGTTCTTTGTCATTTGCATCATGCAAGACAGCTGCGATTTCATGGCGAAAAACGGGTGGCGCGAGGATATCAAGTTCTTTAACACTGGCAATGGCGCCATTCAGGGCCTAGGCACTGTCATCTTCGCCTGCCTCGTCCAGATCAACGCGCAGGAAATCTACTACGAGATGGCGGATCCGACGCCGCGCAACATGGTGCGTAACAGCACAATCGCTatgagcggctgcggcctcTTGTACGTTCTCGCTGGCGTGTTCGGCTGCGCACGTTTCGGCTCCACGGTGAAGTCGTCCATCTTGCTCAAGTACCAGCCGCGTGAGGCGCCGCAGTTCTGGTTCGCCTATTTCGGCATCGTCATGAAGATCTGCGTGGCTTTTGCGTTGCaccagctgccgctgcgcgacagCATCTACCACTTCTTCTCGTGGGACGTCTACCGCATGCCCTGGTGGAGGAACGCCCTCATTTGCGGCTGTCTCGCGGCATTCGTGCTGATCATTGGCCTCCTAGTTCCAGACCTCAGCATCGTCCTCGGCCTCGTCGGCTCCCTCTGCGGCGGCTTTATCGGCTTCATCTTCCCTTCTCTCATGATCATGTACACGGGTAAGTGGAGTCTGAAGAATGTGGGCTTCCTCGAGTGGTCGTTGACCTATATCCTTCTCCTTgttggcgtcgtcgccgtcgtctttGGCACCTGCGCTTCCATCTACTCGATCGTCTGATCATAAGGCAGAAGTGATCATAACCAATTGGCAgtgcgggagggggggaggggtgccgGCTTGGGGCtagcgctgcagccgccatgTTCTTTGTGTGCGGTGTAGTGCAGAGTACTGCCAGTGGCGCACGCATTCGTGGAACGGCTTCTTATACATACTTCACCAAGCATCTGTGGGCCTGTGTAACTGTGTTACTGGTttgcgtgtctgtgcccgCGCCCGTCGCGTCGGAGTGTGTTTGCGTCTGCGCTTGCGAAGCGCTCGAAGAAGACGCGGAGGCCGTTGGCGcacttcacacacacacacacacacacacacacacacacacacacacacggaccGCGATGCATATGCATCCACGCCGGCGCGCAGGTACCTTCACAGAAGGACAGGGAAACCTGCAGAAAggcaacaacgaaaaaaaaaacgggaACAGAACCAGGAAagcacagaaaaaaaaaacggacgTCTTCCATGTGGTCTGCCTGCCTGTTGCTGTCTGCTCCTCCCCGATtacgtctctctctgctgccttcctccctcccccacttgCGCTTCTTTTTATTTTATTTGATTTCGGCTGTCGTGTTTTTGTCCTTTTCCTTGTTTGCCTTTCGGCTCCCTCGCtgcccacctcctctccccctcctcttcttatgcgtgtgtgtgtgtgttttacCTTCCGTGCGTTTTCTTTCTCCACGTTACGCGGTTCGTGTGCCCGTGCAACCACGTGTGCTATGGCTTGTGTTTGGCTGTCCTGCTTATGTGATGGCGTCGAtgtgtgcacacacgcgtgtctcttctctctctctgtgcatgcTGGCAGCCCTTTTCTGCCCCCGCGTTGTCGTCATCAGATGGGGTGTGACACCCGCGATTTGCACGTTGTCCCTATGCTCCCTCCTCGCGCCTCGACTTGGTGCTGCAAGTTTCTTTGCTCCGCATACCGCTCCCCTTTCTTTTGCAGCAAGGGCGCATATTTCACATGTAGGGAGGCGTCACGTAGAGGAGCGCATGGCTCACAGCTGGGGGTCTTCactcttcttctctcctcttttttttcacTCTGTGCTAGGCCACTTTTGTAGCCTGTGTGTTGCCTCCTCCTGTGACGTTCGTGGATGTGCGCATCGCTGCTCTTCACGTGATGGTGTGCTTCACTTATCCTTGAGTTGGATCAGAGAAGATGACGTCATTGtgcctcccttctctctccagcGTAAGGCGTGATTCCCGACACCTCCGCCCTCCACAGCGCGAGCACGGCGTGCTGTTTGCTCCAAGGTCTTCAGAACGAAGGATTTGACTCcgagcggtgcagcaggaaTGCGGACTGTGAGAGATGAAGCGCTCACATATTGCCTCAcctgtatgtatgtgtgtgtgtgtttgtgtcaTGTGCTCGTCCTTGGGTGTGCATCAATACCCTCCTGCTGAGTGGTTGTATGaacccctctctcccctgctCTGACTGTGTGCTCCTTCGATTTATCCCTTCTCTCGAATAttatatgtatgtatatattttttttgtgcgttTGAATTCGTATGCCAAGCGGAGATGCGCTTACGCGGGGTTACTTCAAGGAATGGAGGCATGCAATCCGTTTCCGACTCCCGTATGTGTGAGAGTGCTATCACGAACACGCTTTCTCTGTCTGCGGCTAACAATCCATCCAGATGAGtcacgagagagggagggaatACTACCACCTGCTTtagctgttgctgctgtgagCTAACATGCATGTACCAATACTTTGCACGCAGCTTACGGTTGCAGCAACACTGGGCAGCATCGGCGTACCCCCTTTTGTTTTGTATTCTCCCTTtcgcacacacatgtacagAAGTGGACAAACCAGCAGAGGTGCAGCACCAACAAGTTTTCGCACTACACTCCCTGGAAAACATACATGTAGAAAATGAAAAAcagaaacaaaaacgaaTGTTTGAGAAGTGCACCGAAGACGGCATAGCCAATGAAAGCGATATAGGCCGATGGGGTTGGGGGCACGCAAAGAATGACCCTTCGAATGTAGGAGTGCTTTGAAGAAGCGGCACGGAACGCCCCCTACCCCTTGTTCCCCAGCTCtatggcggtgccgcggggCTCGCATTGCCTCCCCTCCACCGTGCCAATAGGTCTAATGGCGCGCTActttcccttctccccttctccccttccccccccgCCTGGCTGACTTGTGGCCAATTACGCGCCGAGAGCAGGGAGAATGCGGGCTCTCGAGTttggttgctgctgctgctgtccatgctcttctttccttttttctccGTGATCTGgccccctccttttccccttcttttttcATAAATTTCGCCTGGTTTGTGTGGCTTGCCGAGAATTCGACTTCTTTACGCTTTTTTCCCCCCTATCGTTTGCTCCGCCGCTTCTATCAGCGGCGGGGGGGCGatggttttttttttgttttgttgttgttgttgttgttctctgCCCCAGACACGCCGCctattttctttttttctcgaTTTCAGCAATCTTgtttccctcttcttctcgttTCATAGTTCTTTTACGTGGTTCCCTTTCAGCTCCTTGTCTTTGTTGTGTCTCTCTTGGTCTGTCACCAGGCGTGTACgatcacacgcacacacccaggcagaagcgcgcacacgtgggCAAACAGCTGCCAGCACGAACTGGACGAAAtagagctgctgctggcatggagaaagtgtgtgtgtgtgtgtgagcgcgcGAATCCATGTGGGAAGttgtatatgtatgtgtcACTCTctgtgcatgtatgtgtgtatctAATGCCACCTTCTTCTACAGCATGTTAGCTGTGCTTCGTCTGTTTCATTTGCTTTGATACCAACACTCCTATATATGCGTGTCTCCCAGggctgcgtctctctctctcaacGTACCTGCTTTCCGTGTTAAACGGCAGCGTACAACAGTTTGAAAGACTTGTGTGAAAACGAAGTgaacaagagaaaaagagaccAAACAGGAAagaaacaacgaaaaaaatgTCAGCtatgcacatacacacacacacacacagagcgaTCCCTGCCTAGCGCCCCTGGCTCTCCATGATGTCTCTCAATGCCCCTGTCACTCTCCTGGcacgcccttctctcttcacgCATCTTCCACGCTTGcttgcttctttttcgttcgtTGCGCAGAGGTCTTTTTCCTGCTCTCTATGTCTGACGGGAGCGTGCTTGACTACATGCGGCGACAACTCCGGCTGCACTCCCGCCACATCTAGTGCACACCACACTGACGCACTCGTTTGGCATGTGCTGTGGTGGACTGTCTACCGTGGCGGCCCAAGCAGGGATGCAAACGCGCCATGGTGCACAAAGCCGCACTATTGCACAATGCACGTCCTCCTGTCCCCACCCCTGAATTTGCCCCCTCCGTACTGGCATGGAGCGCGTCGCCttgcggcagccgctccggCGGTCTTCCACGACATCCAGCGCCTACGTTGCTGGCATGCGACCGTAAAGGTCAGGAGGCATGACCTCACAGCACCACACCGTTTGCTGGACGCCAGGGGCTGCGACGCCTCTGCATTAACCGTGCGACTGTCAAAAAGGAAGACTCACCAGTTTTACGGTGGCAGCGATATCACAGGCCGCGCGTGCCCACGCTCAGCTACTGGGTTCACAGGATGCGTGTAGGAGCATAACCACCACGTTCGTTGGTGGTGAAAATGTTCAGGCCTTTAAGGGCACAACTAACAGCACCAAAACTGTCTAGCCTCTCGAGTACGTTAGCCGGCAGCTGCGAGTGTGCGCTCTTCTCCCGACCATCGGCGATACATCCGCTGTACGGCACGTGCCTGCAGCTTCACGGGTGCTTCTTGCTACGCCGTAGGAGGTGCATGTCGATAGCGATGCTATCACGGTTAAGTTGTCGCAGGCCACACTACCGCTGATCCGAGGGGCTTGTTGCTCGATGCTTCACTGGCATCTCTCAGAACGGTGTCGCTGCGCCGAGGAGGAAACTTAGCGTACAGTGCGTTGTGTGCTCCTCCGCATCCTCGCGCAGGCTTGTGGATAGGTGCTTCTCCGCTTCCAGACGCCACCGTTGAGGACTAGAGTAGGTTCCAGTGTGATAGACGCAGGCTCGCTGCACCCCCGAGAGCCTTAGCCGACTTGGCTTAACAGGCGGGGAGTGCACGGCCGTCCGCGCGTTCGAGGTGTGTCCCCACATGTGCATCTCGGCCGCTCCGGCTGCTAGGCTCTGCGGAGTCGGCTGCCGCTGGAACGGG
Proteins encoded:
- the AAT19 gene encoding putative amino acid transporter, coding for MSRLPGEPLSDAAQRELTAPACHPEYESVNTKPESKLSGVTDQQDSNPELTKKPHVEADDANTGEPLDEDDAEEVPRKKHCSKFRRWVEKVVPPGGVIASSFTLGSSTLGAGILGLPAAFNSMGFVTALLVLILVTVLTVFSLWLLARCSDAAKVRTYEDVARVLLGRGADYVAAIFMFGFCLGGAVSYIVSIGDLLTPMFDDPSVPEFLRTKIGNSVITSAVWFVVILPMCLPKNIDSLRHTSIISVSMVVFFVICIMQDSCDFMAKNGWREDIKFFNTGNGAIQGLGTVIFACLVQINAQEIYYEMADPTPRNMVRNSTIAMSGCGLLYVLAGVFGCARFGSTVKSSILLKYQPREAPQFWFAYFGIVMKICVAFALHQLPLRDSIYHFFSWDVYRMPWWRNALICGCLAAFVLIIGLLVPDLSIVLGLVGSLCGGFIGFIFPSLMIMYTGKWSLKNVGFLEWSLTYILLLVGVVAVVFGTCASIYSIV